The DNA sequence TTGGACATTAGACAGTAAATTAACAATTAGAGGATTGCAAAAAGAAGTGCTGTTTTTTCTGATTCCGTTAGCTTTTTGCGGATTGCCGAAAATAAATCGCAATCATGTAAATAAGGTTTTTAATTACTTCAGTTTTGCAATGGTTGGTTTTGCCGTCTTTTATTTTTTAAAAGCGATTGTAAAATTTTTGGTATCAGGAAACGCAAATGTTTTTTTCTATCACGAGCTAGTCACATTAAAGTTAAATGCAATTTACGTTGCTGTTTTTGCTTCTTTAGGAATGTTTTTTTTTCTGGTTAAGAAGAATAAATTATTTGTTGATAAAGTTGGTTTTGCAATTCTTATTGTCTTTATAATCTTATTGTCATCTAAGAATATTATTATTGTCGATTTGGTTATGATAATGATTTATTATTTCTTTTTTTCTGCAGTTTCCAGAAAAACAAAAACGATATTAGTCTCGACGGTAATTACGGTGTTTTTAAGTTCGATATTTTTAATTAAGCCAGTCAGAGACAGGTTCATGATTGAGTTTGAAACAATATTTGTTGATAGCTCCTTAAAGAAAGCTACTGAAGAAAATCAGGGACCGATTTATAATATAAGTTTGAAACAAGCTTGGAACCAGGATAAATTTCAACAGAATGATTTTTTCCCTGGAGCAGCTTTTCGGGTTTTTCAGATTAGAATTTTTAAAGAAATGCTTCAGGAGGATGCTATTTTTTTTACAGGATTTGGATTAGATGCTTCGCAGAATAAAATAAGAGAAAAAGTAAAAGAGTATAATTTGCACTCCAGTTATGGAGAATTTAATTTTCATAATGAATATGTTCAAATATTTTCAGAACTCGGGATACTTGGTTTTTTAATCGTTGTCAGTATGTTGTTTATTTCGATAAAAAAAGGGATCAGGTATAAAGATTTTCTACTTATTTCTTTTTCTGTAACTATGACCGTTTTATTTTTAAGCGAATCTTTTTTGAGTAGACAGAGAGGAATAATTTTCTTTATAGTTATTTACTGTATGTTTAGCGTAGCTAATTATGCTGATGAACAGAAAATATAGAGATAAAAGCACTATTTTCAGAAGCTAAGGTTAGTCTTTTGATCCAAAAAGAGAATAATCAGCTTTTGGACTAAATACTTTAGAACTTTTTTCTGCATTAGTATAATAGTAATGAATAATAAATTTTTAAAGAATTTATAAAACTGTCCAAATTAATTTAGACAGTTTTTTTTTAGAATAGTTTTTATAATTTTCAAATAAGTTACATTTGCGATGTATAAATAATTACTATGAAAAGAATACTTATCACCGGGGCAGCAGGATTTTTAGGATCGCATTTGTGCGATCGATTCATCAAAGAAGGCTATTATGTTGTTGGAATGGATAATCTGATTACGGGAGATCTTAAAAATATTGAGCATTTATTCAAATTAGAACATTTCGAATTTTACCATCACGATATTACCAAATTTGTTCACATTCCGGGTGATTTAGATTATATACTACATTTTGCTTCGCCGGCGAGCCCTATTGACTATTTAAAAATTCCGATTCAGACCTTAAAAGTAGGTTCGTTGGGAACACATAATTTGTTAGGTTTAGCCCGAGTAAAAAAAGCCAGGATTCTGATTGCATCAACTTCAGAAGTTTATGGAGATCCTTTGGTTCATCCTCAGACAGAAGAATATTACGGAAACGTAAATACAATCGGGCCACGTGGTGTTTATGACGAGGCGAAACGTTTTCAGGAGTCGATCACTATGGCATATCATACTTTCCATGGTGTAGAAACC is a window from the Flavobacterium cupriresistens genome containing:
- a CDS encoding O-antigen ligase family protein, yielding MNHTLVYSKKVFNKIDELWKNKTLLVYFLTAMLITLPMEYIIGSLTCILFLIVSFSKFKKANFSISGALILPILLYGVMLESLIWTLDSKLTIRGLQKEVLFFLIPLAFCGLPKINRNHVNKVFNYFSFAMVGFAVFYFLKAIVKFLVSGNANVFFYHELVTLKLNAIYVAVFASLGMFFFLVKKNKLFVDKVGFAILIVFIILLSSKNIIIVDLVMIMIYYFFFSAVSRKTKTILVSTVITVFLSSIFLIKPVRDRFMIEFETIFVDSSLKKATEENQGPIYNISLKQAWNQDKFQQNDFFPGAAFRVFQIRIFKEMLQEDAIFFTGFGLDASQNKIREKVKEYNLHSSYGEFNFHNEYVQIFSELGILGFLIVVSMLFISIKKGIRYKDFLLISFSVTMTVLFLSESFLSRQRGIIFFIVIYCMFSVANYADEQKI
- a CDS encoding UDP-glucuronic acid decarboxylase family protein; translation: MKRILITGAAGFLGSHLCDRFIKEGYYVVGMDNLITGDLKNIEHLFKLEHFEFYHHDITKFVHIPGDLDYILHFASPASPIDYLKIPIQTLKVGSLGTHNLLGLARVKKARILIASTSEVYGDPLVHPQTEEYYGNVNTIGPRGVYDEAKRFQESITMAYHTFHGVETRIVRIFNTYGPRMRLNDGRVIPAFIGQALRGEDLTIFGDGMQTRSFCYVDDQVEGIFRLLHSDYVYPVNIGNPDEITIKDFAEEIIKLTGTNQKVVYHPLPINDPLQRQPDTTKAKELLGWEAKVNRSEGMKITYDYFRSLSPEELSKEEHKDFSSYIK